Genomic DNA from Hordeum vulgare subsp. vulgare chromosome 2H, MorexV3_pseudomolecules_assembly, whole genome shotgun sequence:
cgaaggagaaggagggaggagctaGGTCTCACCGAGGGGAAGGAGGGAGAAGGCCGACCGGGGATGAAGTCTGTAAAGACGACGACCTGAAGAAGCTGTAGACGCGGGTGCAAAACCGACGCAGGGGAGGAAGAACGCCGGGAACTTGTCGTTGACGTGGTGCTGGCCGTCGGCGTGGTcgttccccggggctcctagcgccgggaatggatcgcgggcaccttgcccgagcccccggacatggcggacgGCGCCGGAGACGCCGATGACGGCGGGTAGACGCGGCGAGGAGCTACTCTTCTCAGGATCCCTAACCTACAGAACTTTACCtgacagaggagagggggagagagatggggaaagGAAGGTGGCGGCGGCCGAGGGGGACAGGGAAACCCTAGGCCGaggggggcacggacgccaacaatATATGGGGGGCCTCAGCGTGCGCGCTCACGGCGTCggcgtgctctctctctctctctggagcCTGACAGAAAGGTGCAGGGGGAAGACACAGCGTCAGGTGGGCGAAGGAGGGGCGAGTTGGGCTGTCACAGGGAAAACAGGGAGGACaggatgggcctcgggagggagaagTAGCCCATCTGGCGCCTGGTAAGAGAAAGACTCCTAGGCCTTTTCCATTtttaaaaacaacaccaacaaaacaaTCTCCCAGGGGATATCTATGGCaacaaaaactaaaataaaaatacccctggtcttAAGAAATtatggcctatttgaataaaatagaaaaacaatatttggagcaatttggaataaatgcaaaacagtgattaatttactgttttggatttatttgcaccctttaAACCAAGATACAAATCAGCAAATACACACATTGGCATCCTCCACAAAACACACtaaatcctgagcatttttttttgaaacaaggttgggacaagtgAATTTTGAATTAGGGAATTAAAGAGAGATAGAGGTTGCAACAAGACATGCTCACTACATTTGGGACTATCATCACATGGCATCTTAGAACATCTCAACATCACACAACAACACCAAGGAACTATACTCAAGACCACCACatcacatgaaatgctaagatcatatggcaacaacacaaagacatgggcatgacatgatatgttatgcgtgcatgcatgggaagagaaaataataaggtgacaacacatgaaataatgagcatgggctctctcatagcattgacaaggtggacccacatgagataggttccaaatatggaaggattacatctggggcactacagtgACGGATTGTcaacatgaatcttggaccatggtTCATTCTTCAGAATCACTTTTTTCACACGTACTTTCCAAGCAGACAAGgcattggtgaacgtcaccattgccttgatgtttatctttgtcatgggttCGTCAGCCCACGGAAGTTTATCTTCATCCCGGCCGGGGAacaagaacctattgtgcaacttcgtcAAGAGCGTCtggtccatatgtggtatctgctcgataaatgatgcaatcatgggtgcatgtgtggtatctaatgtgcggcagatcaagagggcaaacgattttcttggcctcatcgacactagtaggacacaagttccccgcgggaagaactttattatgtagatacttcaaatgctcatcgaggcttttgtttgtcatttgtttttggccttcatctttagaagttcgagcgtgaaaatCAAGCGGGTAACCTtgggatcgcaaccgtcatataATGGATTCTTCGAGTCTAGTTCAAGTTGCACCAGCTTGACCTCCTCTCTAGAACCAACCCcgtcgctagtcgtactcttgtgaaggaggtctcgaacatgagggtcaTGCATGACCGAACTTAGTAGCGTCAAAGTCTGCGGCGTGTTCgtcgcctcttctccgccatgtccggactctgctTCTTCGCCATGTCCAgaatcttctccgccgccatgtctggactcttccccgccgccctGTCTGGACTCTTCCCTGCCGCCATGTTCGGACTCTTCACCGCCGCCGTGTCCAGCGCCATCGTGTTCGTGTTGATcgatcatctcttcgtctagtcccttgtcgttattccctgccatgtggatgtcctcatcatcatcttcacttatccaccgagtatagccatccatgaaatcattgatcagcaagtgggccttcaaactgccaccatcaaaagggtccaaaattactccttctttgcattttgtacacggacatctaatcccagTCCGTTTATTTGCgtgcatgtccatcaccgcggatcGCTCCACCTTCCTTCTACTCACTTTCATGACTGcatggtataacaagcaaaagggttataaacaaaatgcatgcatataaaaatttggcatgaccttgtctattaataggacatatcgagtttgcttGAAATTCgctgaaacggaaataaatcaacatttcggcaaaacataagcaactcacgggCATGTCATTCACACgaatcccttcatatcgcaaacacgcatattcccattattgaagtgcacaactttttactcacctatattccGAGAGAGATTATGCACGGCTAAATAAATAGCTAGATCTAATTGTTGTGAGGAGAGATGACTCTACCAaactagtggagagggagagagatggcctagttagctagatctatatgtatggaaggagggagaATCAAATAAATGTGGAAGCTAGAGTTAGAAGAGGCCATATTTATGAAGGAGAATTAGGATGAAGGGGGCATTAACGGGGAGAGAAGATAGATAGAAGGAAGAGATaagaagggcaacaatggtggagaagtaacttagagagaggagaggagaaaggaggggatagggcaaaTGGGTGAGGAAGGGGAGAGACggggtgtgtgtgtggatgaaaaGCTGCCCACAGCCACACGTAGTAGTAGCACTTTTTCTGAAgcaacgctactactaagtggggcctaatagtagtagcgttggtttcagacgagcgctactgctattctaCTTAGCAGTAGTGTTTTTTACATGCGcacgctgctactactgctatcgtcggtggcctcgttgggcGCCGTTTAGCAGCAACACTTTTaatatttccagcgctactactaaggccATTATCAGTAACGCTTGGCAGagcgagcgctactgctaagtagcagcagcgcgtgctatattccagcgctactaataggctcctacctataaggttttcctACTAGTGCGATCGATGTATGCTTCACTAGTTGGTGAAATGAAATATCTTATGGGCCTTAGGAAAAGTTGTATTACTCTTATCTCTAGATCTCAAAATAAAGTTTCTGATTGTTTAGCTAGTTTTTGTAGGATCGAAGGTCCAACTATGACTTTGGTTATTTCTGCTCATGAGGATGTTTTGAAGTTGGTCTTGGATGATTGTAAGGACCTTCATGTTGAGTAATACAAATATTATTCCTGCAAAAAAAAGTATTTGCAGCCAGCTGATATGCTCACGGGCGATGGTTTTCCTGAAAACAAACGAGATAATATCCCctcgcaacaaaacaaaaaagtgGTAATATCATCCGCCGCCGCAATGGGGGCACTGAGTGGCAAGTCGCAAACCCTATCCAAACGCCAACACTATTGCACCAGAGAGAAGATTCCTGGGTCAATTCTGTGGCTTGCCAGGCCCAGCCACGGAAGAGTTGTATGAGTGGTCGTGGTGCTGGTGCGTGTGCAAACCTTTTCGATCGAAAGGTTTCTGCCGGCAAAATCACCATCAAGCGGGCCGGGGGAGCCGCTGCATGCCGTGCGTGGACGCCACGCACCCGATCACGGGATCACACACCCTGTGCATAACTATCGTGGTTGCGGCGCGCGGCAACGTATATATCCTGCTCGTTGCGGCGCGCGGCAAGCGTATGCCCATGGCTCCCTTTAGCCCTGCTGCCGCTCTCGCGCCCGCGCTGATCCGATCACATATCTTTTGTTTTTTCTCGTCTGATCCGATCCGATTGATCGATCTAGCTAATCATTCTCTGTCCCCATCGAGAGCATGTGCTTGCGTCGGCAACGAAACTACTTCCTTTTTTTCTAAATACTTGTCGTTGGGGAGAAGTAAATATTTGTTGTTGAAGAAAACTGAACTAATTTTCTTCGACAAGTATTTAGAACCAGAGAGAGTAGTATGTACGCACGCATGCAAAACCGTCATTGATCAGGTCTTTGGGTTTCCTAAGAGGGTTCGATATTTCTTAAAATAATTTCCATTTTTTTAAATATGCTAAGAAATTTTAAAAAGTTTGTGAGTTTTTAAAAATGCTTGACTTTTTTGTGGTCATAAATTTAGAATTTTCTCATGAATTTTAAAATTGTTTgtgaattttaaaaatattcatgtGCTACCTTCTACCGGTTTATAAGGCACGCGCTTAATTATCTCGAGGTTGATAAATAGGCTAGTGTAATACAAGTCATATATCATCAAAAACGTATCATTAAAAATTTCAAATCGTCTAATTTCTAATGGGATAATTTTAGACTATACAAATCATATTATGTTGGTCAAATTATAGATCTAGGGATACGTATAATCCTTATAAACCAAAAAGGATGTAGTATTCTaattaaaaaatgaaaaataacaaaaaaaaggaaatatACATTAAAAAGAACAAGAGAAAAAATCCTGTAGAGAAAAACACACAACAAAAAGGACCGAAACAGGAAGAACTGTCCTACATGGACCTGCCTAATAGCGCCCACAACAGTGCACATTTGCTCAACCACCCATGGTATGAGCGGAATAGGAATCACATCCCTCTCCTAAAAGGAAATTCATCAAAGTTTCCATAATTCTGAAATTGGGAATTCATCAACTTTTTTTAAACTCTGTCATGAGAGTGGTCAACAATTTCTTTCTCTGTGTTATTTAATGGGGAACAAACTAAATATATTTAGCCTATTAGGGATATTCGTGAAGGTGATCACATCTTAATGTATTTGTTTTTTACTAGCAATTGAAGGGGCAAGGAATCAATCGAGTCAAGTCAGTATTTGTTTTAGCAAGGGCTATCCAGGGCATGTTAGAAGAGAATTGAAAAATCTACTTCAAGTTCCCAATGATGTCGGAGTTAGGAGGAACGCAACGTTGAAATATCTCACTGTTCACATTTGGAAATGCACCTAGGGTTGGATCGAGCAATTTTTGCCAGATGTTAGAAAGAAGTTCTTATTAGATCCGTAGCCCTAGCGATTCCCACACCTTCTCCATGCCTTGTTCTAAATTTCTAAGAGGAGTGTGTCGCCACATTCAGATTCTTCTTCGAGGCTTTTGGTGGGGCAGTAGGAATGGGCAGAGAAAACTAAGCTGGGTGTCATAGGACACTAGTGCATGTGGAAGTTTCTTAGTGGCCTTGGATTTTCGGGACACTGGTGTATTCAATACATCCCTACTAGACAAATAATCTTGAAGAATTATCATGTACCCACATTTTTTTATTAAGAGCACGGCTGCTCAAATATGTTTTTTCCAAGATTGTGATTTCATGGAAGCAACTTTGGGAGGTTGTCCTTCACAAATTGAGAGAACCATTCTAGAGAGACAAGATGCATTGAAACTTGGCGTAGTTCAAAGAACCGGAGATGCAGCAAGCATGGGAGTATGACAGTGTAATTCTTTGAAGTCTGTTTTACACATGAAGGACGGGCGTTGAACATGCATGCTCATGACCTATTCCCTCCGTTTCTTTATATAAATATTTCTAGAGATTTTATTATAAACTAtacatggatgtatatagacatattttaaagcatCTTTACGTTGAACATAGAGAGTAGCTGACTAGCCCGAAATTACATTTATGCTATCAATGAACGGCATTTGTGGCTTCAAAATCACCCCAGACAATGACATTGCTATTGTACCATTCATGATTGAGTAAGTAAAGTGCTAGATTACGCCTAAAAAAGGATTTGCGTCCTGCTCTAGAAAGGGCGAGGAATCATATCATACATTTTGTGATTCCGTACTTGGTACCAAGTGGCAACAACTCAATCGTCGGATCGTAATGCATATCTACGGCGGCAATACTTTAGCCGTCCGATCAGAAATCAAGTGGGAGCGGCCACAGGTTCTCACGATGTCAGATATCAACACTTTATGCGGGAAGCATACTTTTAATCCGATATACCTTTCAAGCTCTGACTAGAATCCAGTGCAAAAAGGAGAAGCTCTGATTAGCCCtttcaaaaaaaggaaaacctctGATTAGTCTAGGACTGGCGAAAAGGCACGCCACACGTCGTCTAGCTTATCTTTTGAACCAATAGTCACGCCGAATATGCGTGTGTGGGAAATTCACTGGGAGGCCTATAAATAGCATGGTACACCGGTGCATACGCCATATATCATCACCAAGCTAATTTCTCGTACGGCGACACCGGCCTAGCCACGTCTGAACCTAAGTAAGCCGAAGTAACAGGCGAGCTCTGCCGGTGGTGATCGAGCTAGCTAGCATGTCGAGGGATCCGCTGATCGTCGGGATGATCGTCGGCGACATCGTCGACTACTTCGACGCGTCGGCGCGGCTGAGGGTGCTGTACAGCAACCGCGAGATCACCAATGGGTCCGAGCTGAGGCCGTCGCAGGTGGCGAACCAGCCGACGGTACAGATCACAGGGCGACCCGGATCACTCTACACGCTCGTGAGTGCTCATACATACGTTACGATCATTCCTTATTTGTTTGATCATCGATCGATCGTCTATCGTTTTTTTAGTACTAATATCATGCATTCATGCACGCACACGGCCTTAGTTTTAACGAAGGTGTAACACATATTTACATGTGTCTTTCTATGCTGATGCGTGCATAAGTAATGTGGTGCCATGTTTATTTGTTACTAGGTGATGGTAGACCCCGATGTACCTAGCCCAAGCGACCCTTCCCAACGGGAATACCTTCATTGGTACGTGCGTGATCTCATGCACTTTTGGGGCTAACCAAAATTTGGCAAATAAAACCCGTCAATATTTTTATAGTATACCAGCTAGTTAAGCTAAGTTACCCAGTTCGATTAATTTCTTCCTTGCATATATAGGTTGGTCACAGACATACCAGAAAGAGGAGACGTGAGCTGTGGTAAGAAATTAATTTACCGCGCATGGATATGTTTGTACTGTCATCATATTTGAtgaataggtcattttttttccaACAAAACCCCGTCGCCGGGCCGTTTTTAATCCGGCGGGAACCATTAGCCAAACctttttgtgtgtgtgcatgcaGGAACTGAGGTGGTGGCGTACGAGAGGCCGCAGCCGACGGCGGGGATCCACCGTGTGGCATTCGTGGTGTTTCGGCAGACGGCACAGCAGGCAATCTACGCGCCAGGGTGGCGCTCCAATTTCGTCACCAGGGACATGGCGGAGTGCTACAGCCTCGGCGCTCCGGTCGCCGCCGCCTACTTCAACTGCCAGAGGGAGGGCAGCTGCGGTGGCCGGAGGTACCGATGAAGCAAGCTGGCTCTATGTACGTACGTATGCGCGATCGGTCCATGCAGATGGGGTCACACAAAATAAGTAAGCAAATGAATAAATGTGTGTAAGCTAGGTAGCTGCTTCTAATGCATCCAGTGTAGTACTGGCTAGCTATCTCGACCGGCCCTATGTAATTGTTCATGTTGAATATATATTTGTGCAAGTATATTGTGTCGTAGGTTCACCTCCTAGTTTCTTGTATAGTTAAGGTAGAGGCACATCTTATAACTATATATACGTGTCTAGTGTATCCAATCAATACTGAGTGTTGCCACATAAACGCGGGCACggttttctgaaaagatttaattctgcaggggtgctccaactagtccatcacaaattactacaagccgcgtagaaatcctcgatcacgaagctcgcaatc
This window encodes:
- the LOC123430914 gene encoding protein FLOWERING LOCUS T-like, with the translated sequence MSRDPLIVGMIVGDIVDYFDASARLRVLYSNREITNGSELRPSQVANQPTVQITGRPGSLYTLVMVDPDVPSPSDPSQREYLHWLVTDIPERGDVSCGTEVVAYERPQPTAGIHRVAFVVFRQTAQQAIYAPGWRSNFVTRDMAECYSLGAPVAAAYFNCQREGSCGGRRYR